A single region of the Triticum dicoccoides isolate Atlit2015 ecotype Zavitan chromosome 2B, WEW_v2.0, whole genome shotgun sequence genome encodes:
- the LOC119362205 gene encoding uncharacterized protein LOC119362205, whose protein sequence is MAGSLMSGSFDPPADDPAGANPSRYPFWVLLDSTAYFANRDNATTVKGTTSAGHEFKVTFCLADPPAVSYFCVHFTGVSIQELCTTEPRVVSSTYDLALLCFPIRTALEYFVYKAASGGKSIIQRVPPSPAYKHQWLSAVVPREGDNFLVADLSPGGDPGHYILHIFSSETKEWSTKHLQLQAPSDVLSRDLPSQTDKVISLGVSTVGWVDLWRGIVVCDVLQKDPVLRFLPLPKADFDLHRESPARQVRDVIGFPDGFINFVEIEQCVRWFTVVRKRTSKTTHVFDVADTISDEELLSNDGMDTEDKPFHSPAGWKIRTMFRSIYWHLWHKSRTVHVDHISPCPPEPSKLTHHLWNDRDMKWTLGNLKTAGFPTFSVYGGNAVYLVSKVESQDEDTLLVGVDIRKRKLEVIEQYCGRSISFDPIPLGVVQIVGGREVIEPYCGGTSTAFNPISCAFSEYLNTTPSPRPRDDEVAAVSAHSGALGNTVPKYMQTQQNTSNGDDSSKYQPPTRIQPSSLTQTGQPLSSSTSTQLDDFRRMPYQCLACHCNLPPDQYPRRCLHRE, encoded by the exons ATGGCGGGATCTTTGATGTCCGGCTCCTTCGACCCCCCCGCCGACGATCCCGCCGGCGCCAACCCCTCCCGCTACCCCTTCTGGGTTCTCCTCGACAGCACAGCCTACTTCGCCAACCGCGACAACGCCACCACCGTGAAGGGCACGACGAGCGCGGGCCACGAATTCAAGGTGACCTTCTGCCTCGCTGACCCGCCTGCCGTCTCTTACTTCTGCGTCCACTTTACCGGAGTCAGCATACAAGAGCTTTGCACCACGGAGCCCCGCGTCGTCTCCTCCACCTATGACCTCGCCCTCCTCTGCTTCCCCATCAGAACCGCCCTCGAGTACTTTGTCTACAAGGCTGCATCCGGCGGCAAGAGCATCATCCAAAGGGTCCCTCCTTCTCCAGCATACAAGCACCAGTGGCTCTCGGCAGTCGTGCCACGCGAGGGCGACAATTTCTTGGTCGCTGATCTTTCCCCGGGTGGGGACCCTGGGCACTACATCCTACATATCTTCTCGTCGGAGACGAAAGAGTGGAGCACAAAACACCTACAGCTGCAGGCGCCCTCTGATGTCCTGTCACGGGACCTGCCAAGCCAAACCGACAAGGTGATCTCTCTCGGAGTAAGCACTGTTGGATGGGTCGATCTCTGGCGCGGCATCGTTGTGTGTGATGTGCTCCAGAAGGATCCTGTTCTCCGATTCCTCCCGCTGCCCAAGGCTGATTTCGACCTGCACCGGGAAAGTCCAGCACGGCAAGTGCGGGACGTCATTGGCTTCCCTGATGGTTTCATCAACTTCGTGGAGATCGAACAGTGTGTCAGATGGTTCACCGTTGTCAGAAAGAGGACTTCGAAGACGACCCATGTTTTTGACGTTGCAGATACCATCTCTGACGAGGAGCTCCTCAGCAATGATGGTATGGACACAGAAGACAAACCTTTTCATTCACCCGCTGGCTGGAAGATACGGACAATGTTTAGGAGCATTTATTGGCACTTATGGCACAAGAGTCGCACTGTCCATGTTGACCACATATCACCCTGCCCACCTGAACCCTCTAAGCTGACGCATCATCTATGGAATGATAGAGACATGAAATGGACATTGGGAAACCTGAAGACTGCAGGGTTCCCGACCTTCAGTGTATACGGTGGTAATGCTGTCTACCTCGTGTCTAAGGTGGAGTCTCAGGATGAAGACACATTGCTTGTTGGTGTTGATATAAGAAAGAGGAAGCTGGAAGTCATCGAACAATATTGCGGCAGATCCATTTCTTTCGATCCCATTCCGCTTGGCGTTGTTCAAATTGTAGGGGGGCGGGAAGTCATTGAACCATATTGTGGTGGGACATCCACTGCTTTCAATCCTATTTCCTGCGCATTCTCCGAATATCTGAATACCACTCCAAGTCCaag GCCACGTGACGATGAAGTTGCAGCAGTATCTGCTCACAGCGGTGCGCTGGGCAATACTGTTCCAAAATATATG CAAACCCAGCAAAACACGTCGAATGGGGATGACTCTAGCAAGTATCAACCGCCAACCAGAATCCAGCCATCCAGTTTGACACAAACTGGGCAGCCCTTGTCATCTTCAACTTCAACTCaattag ACGACTTCCGAAGGATGCCCTATCAATGCCTCGCGTGCCATTGCAACCTCCCTCCCGACCAGTACCCAAGGAGGTGTTTGCACCGTGAATGA